The following proteins are encoded in a genomic region of Diadema setosum chromosome 10, eeDiaSeto1, whole genome shotgun sequence:
- the LOC140234386 gene encoding uncharacterized protein — MSPFKQLIQFHFKPVNFLVTDLTTEIKIQSDLIQTSSPSAILALTTSLSKSEKPVSIVIEKTGNPSVIALTVAVVLLFVLLLLFVIRYEWLRSRGSLGNSVSRGEAVGTECVNVQMTAHTYQTLHAAAKLPAETNATQSPESVAPSVKVLTPCRQPEGIANSTLLFQNADQEYEEMQFVSMVDPGCPESEPEAYDTSWCPPDVEDTYFTTCPQLEHSESTYKNCDSDVVL; from the exons ATGTCACCTTTTAAACAG TTGATTCAATTTCACTTTAAACCGGTTAATTTTCTTGTGACAGATCTGACGACAGAAATCAAGATACAAAGTGACTTGATCCAAACATCTAGTCCCTCAGCAATCTTAGCCTTGACAACATCCCTTTCGAAATCGGAAAAGCCAGTCAGTATTGTCATCGAGAAGACTGGCAACCCATCTGTCATCGCACTCACCGTTGCTGTCGTATTGTTATTCGTCCTGCTTCTGCTGTTCGTGATAAGATATGAGTGGTTGAGGAGCCGGGGAAGCCTGGGTAACTCAGTCAGTAGAGGCGAGGCAGTGGGTACCGAGTGTGTCAATGTCCAAATGACTGCTCATACGTACCAGACCCTCCACGCAGCGGCTAAACTGCCTGCAGAAACGAACGCCACCCAAAGCCCAGAAAGCGTAGCGCCATCTGTGAAGGTCCTCACGCCCTGCAGACAACCAGAGGGAATCGCCAATTCCACCTTACTCTTCCAGAACGCGGATCAAGAATACGAGGAAATGCAATTTGTATCTATGGTTGATCCGGGGTGCCCAGAGTCGGAGCCCGAAGCCTATGACACCTCCTGGTGCCCACCCGATGTTGAAGACACTTATTTCACTACCTGTCCTCAATTGGAACACAGTGAAAGCACCTACAAGAATTGTGATAGTGACGTAGTGTTGTAA